The Arachis hypogaea cultivar Tifrunner chromosome 16, arahy.Tifrunner.gnm2.J5K5, whole genome shotgun sequence genome contains a region encoding:
- the LOC112756544 gene encoding uncharacterized protein, which translates to MTPGDSTPESWKLHVDGSSNITSGGAGVILESRNGVVIEQSVRYEFPVSNNQAEYEALLAGLALAREVGAKIIEEVVKSPSVSTTTNAHLTFSNQGSWTYPILQYLLDGTLPPDPKEGKRITREAANYTIIAGQLYKRGFPQPLLKCVEPRDTEYILREIHEGCCGHHVEGKTHANIHQAAPHQLSTISAERPFGTWGIDLVGPFPTAPGQLRYLIVAIDYYTKWIEAEPLSSITATQCRKFLWRQIITRFGIPEIVISDNETQFADKKFREFLEGLRVSHRFSSTTTGETPFRLTYDVEAVIPVEIGDPSPRKIVGGNDEEAERDLIDETRSIAHLRELALKQRISLRYNHGVIRREFATDDLVLRRNDIGPPTRGEGKLTPNWEGPYRIKAVIGKGAYKLERLNGVEVLRTWNAANLR; encoded by the exons ATGACACCAGGAGACTCCACCCCCGAGTCGTGGAAGCTACACGTTGACGGCTCCTCGAACATCACTTCCGGAGGCGCCGGAGTCATCCTCGAAAGCCGTAACGGAGTCGTAATTGAACAGTCAGTACGGTACGAATTCCCggtctcaaacaaccaagcagaatacgaggccctctTGGCAGGCCTAGCCCTTGCCCGGGAAGTCGGAGCAAAAATCATAGAG GAAGTCGTTAAGTCACCCTCCGTGTCAACAACAACCAACGCTCATCTGACATTCTCAAACCAGGGATCTTGGACCTACCCTATCCTACAGTACCTCCTCGACGGAACACTGCCACCAGACCCCAAAGAGGGAAAGCGAATAACGAGGGAAGCCGCCAACTATACTATTATTGCAGGACAACTATACAAACGCGGATTCCCGCAACCCCTGCTCAAATGTGTTGAACCCAGGGACACGGAGTACATACTCCGCGAAATCCACGAAGGCTGCTGCGGCCACCACGTCGAAGGCAAAAC gcacgccaatATCCACCAAGCTGCGCCTCACCAGCTCAGCACCATATCGGCAGAACGGCCGTTCGGCACCTGGGGTATCGACCTCGTCGGGCCCTTCCCTACGGCACCCGGCCAACTCAGATACctcatcgtcgccatagactACTACACTAAATGGATCGAAGCCGAACCCCTGTCCTCCATAACGGCAACCCAATGCCGAAAATTCCTCTGGCGACAGATCATCACCCGATTCGGGATCCCCGAGATCGTTATCTCGGACAACGAAACCCAATTTGCCGACAAAAAGTTCAGAGAATTTTTAGAAGGACTACGTGTATCTCACCGTTtcagctcg ACGACCAcgggagaaacacctttccgatTAACATATGATGTGGAGGCGGTCATCCCGGTAGAGATCGGAGACCCAAGCCCCAGAAAAATAGTCGGAGGTAACGACGAGGAGGCAGAACGAGACCTCATTGACGAAACAAGAAGCATAGCCCATCTCAGAGAGCTAGCTCTAAAACAGAGAATCAGCCTAAGATACAATCACGGAGTCATCCGGCGAGAATTCGCAACTGACGACCTCGTCTTACGACGAAACGACATCGGTCCCCCGACCCGAGGAGAAGGGAAACTCACTcccaactgggaaggaccatacagGATCAAGGCAGTAATCGGAAAAGGAGCATATAAACTCGAACGGCTTAACGGCGTCGAAGTCCTGAGGACCTGGAACGCTGCCAATCTACGGTGA
- the LOC112756545 gene encoding oxysterol-binding protein-related protein 3B isoform X1: MLFLHSQSISILSCRAGRYEVDGYVYNAAEEPEILITGKWNESMQYQPCDLEGEPRPGTELKEVWHVADVPNDDKFDYTYFAHKLNSFDTAPRKLLPSDSRLRPDRYALEMGNITKSGAEKRRLEERQRAEKKIREAKGETFKTKWFDITEEVATTPWGDLEICEYNGKYTQHRAAIDSSDTYEVDNKSVEFNPWQYPPPS, translated from the exons ATGCTGTTTCTTCATTCTCAATCAATATCAATATTATCTTGCAGGGCTGGTCGCTATGAGGTAGATGGATATGTTTATAATGCTGCAGAGGAGCCTGAAATTTTGATAACTGGGAAATGGAATGAGTCAATGCAATATCAACCTTGTGATTTGGAAGGAGAGCCTCGTCCAGGTACAGAATTGAAAGAG GTGTGGCATGTTGCTGATGTTCCAAATGATGACAAATTTGATTATACATACTTTGCGCACAAATTAAACAGTTTCGACACAGCTCCAAGAAAACTCTTGCCATCGGACTCCCGTTTACGCCCAGATAGATATGCACTTGAGATGGGTAACATAACCAAATCTGGTGCTGAAAAGAGGAG GTTGGAGGAGAGGCAGCGGGCTGAAAAGAAAATAAGGGAGGCCAAAGGAGAAACCTTCAAAACAAAGTGGTTTGATATAACTGAAGAAGTGGCAACCACTCCTTGGGGTGACTTGGAAATCTGTGAATACAATGGTAAATACACTCAGCATAGAGCTGCTATAGATAGCTCAGACACTTATGAGGTTGATAATAAATCCGTTGAATTCAACCCATGGCAGTATCCACCACCATCATAA
- the LOC112756545 gene encoding oxysterol-binding protein-related protein 3B isoform X2: protein MQYQPCDLEGEPRPGTELKEVWHVADVPNDDKFDYTYFAHKLNSFDTAPRKLLPSDSRLRPDRYALEMGNITKSGAEKRRLEERQRAEKKIREAKGETFKTKWFDITEEVATTPWGDLEICEYNGKYTQHRAAIDSSDTYEVDNKSVEFNPWQYPPPS from the exons ATGCAATATCAACCTTGTGATTTGGAAGGAGAGCCTCGTCCAGGTACAGAATTGAAAGAG GTGTGGCATGTTGCTGATGTTCCAAATGATGACAAATTTGATTATACATACTTTGCGCACAAATTAAACAGTTTCGACACAGCTCCAAGAAAACTCTTGCCATCGGACTCCCGTTTACGCCCAGATAGATATGCACTTGAGATGGGTAACATAACCAAATCTGGTGCTGAAAAGAGGAG GTTGGAGGAGAGGCAGCGGGCTGAAAAGAAAATAAGGGAGGCCAAAGGAGAAACCTTCAAAACAAAGTGGTTTGATATAACTGAAGAAGTGGCAACCACTCCTTGGGGTGACTTGGAAATCTGTGAATACAATGGTAAATACACTCAGCATAGAGCTGCTATAGATAGCTCAGACACTTATGAGGTTGATAATAAATCCGTTGAATTCAACCCATGGCAGTATCCACCACCATCATAA